The following are encoded together in the Ictalurus punctatus breed USDA103 chromosome 1, Coco_2.0, whole genome shotgun sequence genome:
- the LOC108266079 gene encoding magnetosome-associated protein MamJ — protein MPSRRAGRESHQCTWKCLATIHVSPVSPVDGHRTPGPELWIGRLPQAVHVPLPNVPRPDKRQWLGFIVSQLYGKNRDWAEYLARSGSCALSNVTQFAELFMKELRTHKRLHKRARAELQPETHEVVSLAKLQPEVIMATSYPELQSEIHEVVSPAELQLEVNVATSSPELQPETHEMVSSAELQPEVNVATSSAELQPETHEVVSPAELQPELNVAASSPELQHEIHEVVSSTELQPEVNLPISSPGLQSESHKVVSPAELQHETHKVVSALEPQLDINVATSSAELEPETHEVVSAPEPQLEVNMMTSSPEFQHETYEVVSQAEHLFEVNVVTSAPEPQLKVNMVTSSPEFQLLNHEVVSTPKPQSEVNMVTFSPVPQQSSSIKSSSCPRVTRRPLKPSYC, from the exons ATGCCAAG caggagagcgGGGAGAGAATCACACCAGTGTACATGGAAATGTCTGGCCACCATTCATGtcagtccagtttccccagtggatGGACATAGAACTCCCGGACCCGAATTATGGATTGGGCGGCTACCCCAGGCAGTTCATGTTCCATTGCCAAATGTCCCCAGGCCAGACAAGAGGCAGTGGCTCGGGTTCATTGTGTCCCAGCTTTATGGCAAGAACCGTGATTGGGCAGAGTATCTGGCCAGGTCAGGGTCCTGTGCCCTCAGCAATGTAACTCAATTTGCGGAACTATTCATGAAGGAGTTGCGTACCCACAAACGGCTCCACAAGAGAGCAAGGGCAGAGCtgcaacctgagacccacgaggtggtctcacttgccaagctccagccggaggtcatcATGGCGACCTCCTATCCAGAGCTCCAATCTGAGATCCATGAGGTGGtgtcacctgccgagctccagctggaggtcaacgtcGCGACTTCCTCCCCAGaactccaacctgagacccacgagatGGTCTCATCCGCAGaactccagccggaggtcaacgtggcgacttCATctgcagagctccaacctgagacccatgaggtggtctcacctgctgagctccagccggagCTCAACGTAGCagcctcctccccagagctccagcatgagatccatgaggtggtctcatctacagagctccagccagaggtcaacctGCCAATCTCATCTCCAGGGCTCCAATCTGAGagccacaaggtggtctcacctgcagagctccagcacgaGACCCACAAAGTAGTCTCAGCTCTAGAACCCCAGTTGGAcatcaacgtggcgacctcatctgcagagctcgaacctgagacccacgaggtagTCTCAGCACCAGAACCCCAGTTGGAGGTCAACATgatgacctcctccccagagttTCAGCATGAGAcctatgaggtggtctcacaGGCTGAACACTTGTTTGAAGTCAATGTGGTGACTTCAGCTCCAGAGCCCCAGTTgaaggtcaacatggtgacctcctccccagagttCCAGCTCTTGAACCACGAGGTAGTCTCAACTCCAAAGCCTCAgtcggaggtcaacatggtgaccttcTCCCCAGTTCCACAGCAGAGCTcgagcataaagtcaagttcctgtccgagggtgacgagacggcctctcaagccaagttactgttga
- the riiad1 gene encoding RIIa domain-containing protein 1 (The RefSeq protein has 2 substitutions compared to this genomic sequence), with protein MADRGLEKADIGALGPEQQEKLRQFKIKTRIANEMYLRAHPEVEMLLDDFLRDVFVKRPTDIREFAADHFSDPDLPRKIQLKLEKKASVRM; from the exons ATGGCGGACCGAGGCCTGGAGAAAGCTGACATCGGGGCACTGAGCCCTGAACAGCAGGAAAAACTGCGCCAGTTTAAG ATCAAGACAAGAATAGCAAATGAAATGTATCTGAGAGCTCATCCAGAAGTGGAAATGCTGCTGGATGATTTTCTAAG AGATGTGTTTGTTAAAAGACCTACAGATATCCGCGAATTTGCTGCAG atcacTTCAGTGATCCAGATCTACCAAGGAAAATTCAGCTGAAATTGGAAAAGAAGGCTTCTGTGAAAATGTGA